In Aythya fuligula isolate bAytFul2 chromosome 21, bAytFul2.pri, whole genome shotgun sequence, the DNA window TGTCTCTGGGTGCTCATCCCCACGGCACTGCGGTGTCTCTGGGCGCACATCCCTGTGGCACCTGGGCACAGCCACGGGTGCAGCCGCGCTCCCCGCGTCCGCTCTGCCAGTGCCATCTGCTGGCAAAGGCGGCCGCTTGTGCCAGGCGCCGCACGTGCCAGGCTGCACACACACGCGTGTGCACACCCGCTCTCCCCCAGCACACGGGACACACACGGTGTCAGCTCTGCAGGTTTATTTGCCCTCTGCGATGCCGGGAGGTCGCTGCTGCCCATCTCAGCTGTTGTTCTTTATGGTCTGGAAGAGAGAAATGGCTGAGGGGGGTGCGACACACCGGTGCCCTGGTAACCCAGCACCTTGACATACCCACACCCCAATGTCCCAGCACCCTGATACCTGGGCCCCCAACACCCCAGCACCCTGGCACCGCAACATCCCAGCACCCTGGTGCCCTGGCACCCTGACATCTGGATACactgcccccccagcaccccaacacTATGGTACACCAGCACCATACATCCCAGCCCCATGGTACCCTGACACCCCAACACCCTGGCACCCAACATTATGGCACCCCAACAACCTGGTACCCAGACACCACAGCATCCCAGCACCCCATTACCCCAGAACCCCATTGTCCCAGCACCCCAGTGCCCACCTCAGCGATCCAGTCCTCAAAGGCAGAGACACGAGTGAAGACAGTGGGCTTCTTTGGGGTGTCGCAGCCCAGTCCCGAGACGAAGCTGGCGATGCCATGCACCTCCCAGTGCCCATCATCAGCCTGGCAGTTCAGGGGGCCGCCCGAGTCGCCctggggatggggttggggtCAGTCTGGGGTTGGGGTGCCCTGGTTTCGCCAGCACGgagcagcccagagcagcaCTCACGTTGCAGCCAGCCTTCTCGGCTCCGCCAGCACAGATCATGGTGGTTCGGATGGCCAGGCTGCCCCACCAGTCGGGCTGCGTGCAGTGCTCATAGTCCACCACGGGCATCAGCGCCTCCTGCAGCCGGTCCGGCAGCGGGCCGCCAGCTGccaatggggggggggctcagggacCCAGACGGACAGCCCTGTGCCTGGCATCCTGCCCGACAGCCCCATCCATCACACGTCCATCCAGCATCCATGCATCACCTGTCCATCATCTGTCTATCCATCATCCATCTATCCATTCTTCCATCCATCCCACCATCCCACCATCCATCCATCCAAGCATCCAAACATCTGTCCGTCATCCATCCATCATCCATCAATCCTTCCAACAAGCCCTCATCCCTCCCTCCCATGTCCTTCCCTCCATCCCATCCTTCCCCCcttccatccctccctccattTCCCCATCCCTGTATCTCCACgcatcccttccttccaccACCcatccctcctttcctccatcTCTTCATCCCACATccgcccccacccccctccccggggAGCAGCCGGGCACTGTCCCCACGCCTCGGGGACGCACTGGACAGACGTCCCCAGCCGCTCAGGTAGCAGGGGTAGCCGTCGGGCAGGATGGTGCCGGCGGGCGGCAGCTGCCCCGTCTGCACTTGGTTGTTGAGCACCGCGTTGTGCCGCAGTTTCATCAGGGCGATGTCGTTGCTGCCACAGGAGGACACACACATGTCGTGGGGGCTTTGGGTGGGGACGGCATCCCCCCGCGCCTCCGGGACCCTGCTCACCCGCAGGCCACGCATGAGCTTCTCCACTTGGGGTGCACGAAGATGTCAGAGGAGGCGACAGGGATGCGCTGCTCAGGGCCCTCGGCAGTGCTCATGTCGTACTCACCCAGCACCACCTCGTAGGTGAGCGTGGAGCTGCCCGTGGGGACACGGCCCTCAGGGGATGCCACGCTGTGTGGTACTGGGGGTGCCCCGGgggatgggggctgcagccctcctgcaccCATCCCCACAGCCTGCACTCCTGTGTGCCCACCCTGCACCCTCCTTGCACACATCACCCCCTTGCACAGCCCATCACCCCCCTGCCCGTCCCCGGTGCATCCTGGACCTCCTGCATGCACCCACCCTGCATCCCTTCCGCACCCCTTCCATGCACCCACCCTGCACCTCGCACCCCCTGCACCCATCCTGCACCCTGCACCTCTTCTGTGCACCCATCCTCCCACCCTGCACCCCACATCCCCTCCATGTGCCCATCCCTGCACCCTGCATCATCCTTACcccacccagcacccccccTGCACCCTACACCCATTCCATGCACCCATCCTGCACCACGCAGCCCACCTGCACCCATCCTGCACCCCCTACCCCTCCTGTgcaccccccccgcccccatCCTGCGCCCCGCTCACGAGATGCAGTGCGCGGCCGTCATCACCCAGCCGGGTGCAATGAGGGTGCCCCCGCAGGTGTGGCGGAAGGTGCCGTCGCGCTCGTACTGCAGCGAGATCTGCAGCGGGGGACACGGGGTGGAAAGGGGCCACGTCACCCACTGGGTGTCCCCACcgcgtccccgtccccatccccgtgccaCTCACCTGCCAGGGCCAGCTGTAGGGCACCGCATCCTCCCCGTTCACCACCCGCGACTGCGGTTCTTTTGGCAGCACCGCGGCCTGGCAGCCTGCGCGACAGGGTGTTGGTCACCCCAGGGTGCCGGGACCCCCAAATTGGGGATGCTGGGGGAGGTTGGGGACAGCTTACCGCTAGCCACAAGCAGCAGGGGGACAAGGAGCGTCAGCATCATGATCCCAGCTCAGCAAGGGCCCACGGGTCGACCGCCAGCCTTAAATCTCCCCCCTTATCGGGGCACTCCCTACCCCAAGGACAcccctgggaaggggcagccggcacccagctgggtgctgccaggggGCGCGGGGTGCCTCTGTGGGGTGGGGGCGTGCCGGGACCCCTCCCTGCGGTCACACTGTGGGGGGCACCCCACAGGCATGGCTGAGGGGGTCCCAGCGCCCTGTGTGGGGCACTCCGGGGTGCCAGCCCCCCTGGGAGCCACACAGGTGTGGGGGCCGGGGGTTAACCATTAACGCCTGGCCTTGGCTAtaggggccggggggggggcacgtgGCCACCAGCACCCATCCAGCCAGGCCTGCGTGGGTGCGACCGGGGGCTGTGTGTCCCCATATGGTCCCCCATGGACTCAGTGCCATATATACCACATACACCCCCttggccctgcagcccccctcccATAGCAGCTCCGCATCCTGTAGCCCCATACCTCTCTTGCTCctggtgcccccagcccccttaTAACCTCTATACCCCCCCGGGTCCCTTGTCCCCTCCAAAATCCCCATACCACCAGGTATCCACCATGGACCCTACAGTCCCtgtgctccccagggctcctctGCCCCCATAGCCCCTGTGCCCctggtgcccccagcccctcagttACCCCCTGCGCTCCCCATAGCCCTGGTGTCCCCTCATAGCTCCCATAGACCCCCAACACCATTAGTGCCCCCAGACACCCTATATCTCTGTGCTCCTTATAGTCCATATATGCCATGATAAACCCCATACCCCCATGTACCtggtgccccccccagcccctgtgaACAGCTGTGTCCCCCAGAGTCCCTGTGTCCTCTACAGTCCCCATATCCTTTATGCACCTGGCACCCCATAGCTTCTATATGCCCTGTACCCCTATAGCCCCTGTGGCCC includes these proteins:
- the CELA3B gene encoding chymotrypsin-like elastase family member 3B — encoded protein: MLTLLVPLLLVASGCQAAVLPKEPQSRVVNGEDAVPYSWPWQISLQYERDGTFRHTCGGTLIAPGWVMTAAHCISSTLTYEVVLGEYDMSTAEGPEQRIPVASSDIFVHPKWRSSCVACGNDIALMKLRHNAVLNNQVQTGQLPPAGTILPDGYPCYLSGWGRLSTGGPLPDRLQEALMPVVDYEHCTQPDWWGSLAIRTTMICAGGAEKAGCNGDSGGPLNCQADDGHWEVHGIASFVSGLGCDTPKKPTVFTRVSAFEDWIAETIKNNS